A portion of the Enterobacter sp. SA187 genome contains these proteins:
- a CDS encoding benzoate/H(+) symporter BenE family transporter codes for MRPFSFPLPALLVGFVAVLVGYASSAAIIWQAASAAGASEAQIAGWMTALGLAMGVSTLALTLWYRVPLLTAWSTPGAALLATSLHGVSINEAVGVFIFANALILLCGLTGLFARLMKIIPHSLAAAMLGGILLRFGLQAFRNIEGHFLLCGSMLLAWMLGKAFAPRYAIVGTLLAGIVAAWASGDVVTYGLHFNPVMPEFIAPQFSLTTLISIGIPFFLVTMASQNAPGVATFQAAGYQVPVSPLMIFTGGLTVLLSGFGAFSVCIGAISAAVCLSPDAHPDASKRWLAAMAAGGFYLLAGIFGGSITALMTALPVSWIQTLAGLALLGTFSGSLYQALAHPRERDAAIVTFLITASGITLLGIGSAFWGLIIGGACYALLSRAARA; via the coding sequence ATGCGTCCGTTCTCTTTCCCACTCCCCGCGCTGCTCGTGGGTTTTGTTGCGGTGCTGGTCGGTTACGCCAGCTCGGCGGCCATTATCTGGCAGGCCGCTTCTGCCGCCGGTGCCAGCGAGGCGCAGATCGCCGGCTGGATGACCGCCCTCGGCCTCGCGATGGGCGTCAGTACGCTGGCGCTCACCCTATGGTACCGCGTTCCGCTGCTCACCGCATGGTCCACGCCCGGCGCGGCGCTGCTGGCGACCAGCCTGCACGGGGTAAGCATTAACGAAGCGGTAGGCGTTTTTATTTTCGCCAATGCGCTGATCCTGCTGTGCGGCCTCACCGGCTTATTTGCACGGCTGATGAAAATTATTCCCCATTCGCTGGCTGCCGCCATGCTGGGCGGCATCTTACTGCGTTTTGGCCTGCAAGCCTTCAGGAATATTGAGGGACACTTTTTATTGTGCGGCAGTATGCTACTGGCGTGGATGCTGGGCAAGGCGTTCGCGCCCCGCTACGCCATCGTCGGCACGCTGCTGGCGGGGATTGTCGCCGCATGGGCTTCAGGTGACGTTGTCACTTATGGACTGCATTTTAACCCGGTCATGCCGGAATTTATCGCCCCGCAGTTCAGCCTGACCACCCTTATCAGCATCGGCATTCCTTTTTTCCTCGTCACCATGGCATCGCAAAACGCGCCTGGCGTGGCGACCTTTCAGGCGGCGGGCTATCAGGTTCCCGTTTCGCCGCTGATGATTTTTACCGGCGGGTTAACGGTACTGCTGTCGGGTTTCGGCGCGTTTTCGGTGTGCATTGGCGCGATCAGCGCGGCGGTGTGTCTCAGCCCGGATGCGCATCCGGACGCCAGTAAACGCTGGCTGGCTGCAATGGCTGCCGGAGGGTTTTATCTGCTGGCGGGGATTTTTGGCGGTTCCATTACCGCGCTGATGACGGCGCTGCCGGTGAGCTGGATCCAGACGCTGGCGGGGCTGGCGCTGCTCGGCACCTTCAGCGGCAGCCTGTATCAGGCGCTGGCGCATCCCCGTGAGCGTGACGCGGCCATTGTCACCTTTCTGATCACCGCCAGCGGCATTACGCTGCTCGGCATCGGCTCCGCCTTCTGGGGATTGATTATCGGCGGCGCATGCTACGCCCTGCTGTCACGCGCGGCGCGCGCGTAG
- a CDS encoding helix-turn-helix transcriptional regulator gives MAETYRAFENLRNHNAVLHDSVALNTGMQLAAWSNTRDNITQYCDHHTLSLYIADGYESYHKTSGGWKNGGGPDRFCLMPTDSESSWDIRDDLSFVHLYCTDAHLRTVSEQIWDRRPASLTLNEQMFGEDAQITALYRHFLLGCDWQQQANQLTLSTASTLLLTHLVQHYSNVRWRLPTVTGGLSPSVLRNVLAYIDASLAQPLTLADLAAEAALSEFHFARMFRQSMGLAPHQYVMQRRMAQAEQMVRYSDSSLTDIALACGFNSASHFSNRFKSVTGITPSQLRARRA, from the coding sequence ATGGCGGAAACTTATCGGGCGTTTGAAAATCTGCGCAATCACAATGCGGTGCTGCATGATTCGGTGGCGCTTAATACCGGTATGCAGCTGGCCGCCTGGTCTAACACGCGCGATAACATCACCCAGTATTGCGATCACCACACGCTGAGCCTGTACATCGCCGACGGTTACGAGAGCTATCACAAAACCTCCGGCGGCTGGAAGAATGGCGGCGGCCCTGATCGTTTCTGCCTGATGCCGACCGACAGCGAATCCAGCTGGGATATTCGCGACGACCTCTCCTTTGTGCATCTCTACTGTACCGATGCGCATCTGCGTACGGTCAGCGAGCAAATCTGGGATCGCCGTCCCGCATCCTTAACCCTGAACGAACAGATGTTTGGCGAAGACGCGCAGATCACCGCGCTGTACCGTCATTTTCTGCTCGGCTGCGACTGGCAGCAGCAGGCGAATCAGCTGACGCTGAGCACCGCCTCAACCTTACTGTTAACCCATCTGGTGCAGCACTACAGCAACGTGCGCTGGCGGCTGCCGACCGTCACCGGCGGGCTGTCGCCGTCGGTATTACGCAACGTCCTGGCCTATATTGACGCCAGCCTCGCGCAACCGCTGACGCTGGCGGATCTGGCCGCCGAAGCGGCATTAAGCGAATTCCATTTCGCGCGCATGTTCCGCCAGTCGATGGGGCTGGCGCCGCACCAGTATGTGATGCAGCGCCGCATGGCGCAGGCCGAGCAGATGGTGCGCTACAGCGACAGCTCCCTGACCGATATTGCGCTGGCCTGCGGCTTTAACTCCGCCAGCCATTTCAGCAACCGCTTTAAAAGCGTCACCGGTATAACGCCTTCGCAGCTACGCGCGCGCCGCGCGTGA
- a CDS encoding DMT family transporter, producing the protein MNALLYCLVVVIWGTTWIAIFLQQGSVPAPVSIFWRFALATLVIMTTLIVWRRLRPLARRDHLFCLLQGGCVFGFNFWCFYTAAAWINTGLESVIFSMAVLFNAINSFLFFGNRPPARFYLAALLGLCGIVALFWHDLVATDMSSTLLMGIGLSALGTLGFSMGNMISLRHQRNGLETMTTNAWAMLYGTLIMGGIALVRGDDFTPDWTLSYLGALVYLALFGSVIGFGAYFTLVGRIGPSKAAYSTLLFPLVALTISTLYEGYVWHLNAVCGLALILVGNLVMFARPEKWFTGRGWRVKQA; encoded by the coding sequence ATGAACGCATTATTGTATTGCCTGGTAGTGGTGATCTGGGGCACCACCTGGATCGCCATCTTTTTACAACAGGGCAGCGTCCCGGCACCGGTTTCTATATTCTGGCGCTTTGCGCTGGCGACCCTGGTCATCATGACGACGCTTATTGTGTGGCGGCGTTTGCGGCCGCTGGCGCGACGCGATCACTTGTTTTGCCTGTTGCAGGGCGGCTGCGTGTTCGGCTTTAACTTCTGGTGTTTTTATACCGCGGCGGCATGGATCAATACCGGGCTGGAGTCGGTGATCTTCTCCATGGCGGTGCTGTTTAACGCCATCAACAGCTTTTTGTTTTTCGGTAACCGGCCACCTGCCCGCTTTTACCTGGCAGCGCTGCTGGGACTGTGCGGTATTGTGGCCCTGTTCTGGCACGATCTGGTCGCCACCGATATGAGCAGTACGCTGCTGATGGGTATCGGCTTGTCGGCGCTCGGCACCCTGGGGTTTTCGATGGGCAATATGATCAGTCTGCGCCATCAGCGTAACGGGCTGGAAACCATGACCACCAACGCCTGGGCGATGCTCTACGGCACGCTGATTATGGGCGGGATTGCGCTGGTGCGCGGCGACGATTTTACCCCAGACTGGACGCTCTCTTACCTCGGCGCGCTGGTCTACCTGGCGCTGTTTGGCTCGGTAATCGGCTTCGGCGCGTACTTCACGCTGGTCGGACGCATCGGCCCCAGCAAAGCGGCATACAGCACCCTGCTGTTTCCGCTGGTCGCCCTGACCATCTCCACCCTGTATGAGGGTTATGTCTGGCATCTGAATGCAGTGTGCGGACTGGCGCTGATCCTGGTGGGCAATCTGGTGATGTTCGCCCGCCCGGAAAAGTGGTTTACCGGCAGGGGCTGGCGGGTGAAACAGGCATAA
- a CDS encoding DUF3313 domain-containing protein produces the protein MRTHTLFKVAVLTGLLTLAGCASKVAEPDNYSGFLKDYSGLQQTTSASGKPVLRWVDPNFDPNQYDSIIYHPVTYYPVAKPTSQIGQQTLDGLLNYTNSKLKPAIGQRKPLVTSPGAHSLIFRGAITGVNSSKEGLQFYEVVPVALLVAGTQAATGHRTMDTHLYFEGELIDAATNKPVLKVVRKGEGKDLNNESTPMTVETLKQVVDDMATDATMFDLNKK, from the coding sequence ATGCGTACTCATACTTTATTTAAAGTTGCAGTGCTTACAGGCCTGCTCACCCTGGCAGGCTGTGCGTCGAAAGTGGCGGAGCCTGATAACTATTCCGGGTTTTTGAAAGATTATTCTGGCTTGCAGCAAACCACCTCCGCATCGGGTAAACCTGTTTTGCGTTGGGTGGATCCCAATTTTGATCCCAACCAGTACGACAGCATTATTTATCATCCGGTGACTTACTATCCGGTGGCAAAACCGACCTCGCAAATCGGGCAGCAAACGCTGGATGGTCTGCTGAACTACACCAACAGCAAACTGAAACCTGCCATCGGACAGCGTAAACCGCTGGTGACGTCGCCCGGCGCGCACAGCCTGATTTTCCGCGGGGCGATCACCGGGGTGAATTCCAGCAAAGAAGGGCTACAGTTCTATGAAGTGGTGCCCGTCGCGCTGCTGGTCGCCGGGACGCAGGCCGCCACCGGGCACCGTACCATGGACACGCATCTCTATTTTGAAGGCGAACTGATTGACGCCGCCACCAATAAACCGGTGCTGAAAGTGGTGCGTAAGGGCGAAGGGAAAGATCTCAACAATGAAAGCACGCCGATGACCGTCGAAACCTTAAAACAGGTGGTTGACGACATGGCGACCGACGCCACCATGTTCGATCTCAACAAAAAGTAA
- the rimL gene encoding 50S ribosomal protein L7/L12-serine acetyltransferase, translating into MTQDDLIPVSDTLTLCAINEQDVPELHQLVLKNKTWLQQFLNWPQYVGSEDDSLKNAQSNIMLHQRGYAKMFLLKFNERIVGVLSFNSVEPSNKTAYIGYWLDEDHQGKGLLSQALQAFMAFYAARGEVRRFVIKCRVDNAASNQVALRNGFTREGCLKEAEFLNGRFDDQYIYARIIDSASQ; encoded by the coding sequence ATGACTCAGGACGACCTTATTCCCGTCAGCGACACCCTCACGCTCTGCGCCATCAACGAGCAGGACGTCCCCGAGCTGCACCAACTGGTGCTGAAAAACAAAACCTGGCTGCAACAGTTCTTAAACTGGCCGCAATATGTCGGTTCGGAAGACGACTCGCTGAAAAACGCGCAGAGCAACATCATGCTGCACCAGCGCGGCTACGCGAAAATGTTCCTGCTGAAGTTCAACGAACGCATCGTCGGCGTGCTGTCGTTCAACTCTGTAGAGCCGTCTAATAAAACGGCCTATATCGGCTACTGGCTGGATGAAGATCATCAGGGGAAAGGGTTGCTGTCGCAGGCGTTACAGGCATTTATGGCGTTTTACGCCGCGCGCGGGGAAGTGCGCCGTTTTGTGATCAAATGCCGGGTGGACAACGCCGCCAGCAATCAGGTAGCGCTGCGCAATGGCTTTACGCGCGAAGGCTGTCTGAAAGAGGCCGAATTCCTTAACGGCCGCTTTGACGATCAGTATATTTACGCGCGTATTATCGATTCGGCGTCACAGTGA
- the tehB gene encoding tellurite resistance methyltransferase TehB, with protein sequence MTTRDENYFTEKYGLTRTHSEVLEAGAMIPPGKTLDLGCGNGRNSVWLAAKGFNVTAWDKNPNSIANLQRIKAAEGLDNLEIAIQDLNALTFDGDYDFILSTVVMMFLEPQTIPGLIANMQRCTVPGGYNLIVAAMDTEDFPCNVGFPFAFKEGELRNYYDGWEIVKYNENPGELHRTDANGNRIKLRFATLLARKAA encoded by the coding sequence ATGACCACTCGCGATGAAAACTATTTTACTGAGAAATACGGCCTGACCCGTACCCATTCCGAAGTGCTGGAAGCCGGGGCGATGATCCCACCGGGTAAAACCCTGGATCTGGGCTGTGGCAACGGGCGCAACAGCGTCTGGCTGGCGGCAAAAGGCTTTAACGTAACGGCCTGGGATAAAAACCCCAACAGCATTGCTAATCTGCAACGCATCAAAGCGGCGGAAGGGCTGGATAACCTTGAGATTGCTATTCAGGATCTGAACGCGCTGACCTTCGATGGCGACTACGATTTTATTTTGTCCACCGTGGTGATGATGTTCCTTGAGCCGCAGACTATTCCGGGGCTGATTGCCAATATGCAGCGCTGCACCGTGCCGGGGGGCTACAACCTGATTGTCGCCGCCATGGATACCGAAGATTTTCCGTGCAATGTCGGCTTCCCGTTTGCCTTTAAAGAAGGTGAACTGCGCAACTATTACGACGGCTGGGAGATCGTGAAATACAATGAAAATCCGGGGGAATTACACCGCACCGACGCGAATGGCAACCGCATTAAACTGCGCTTCGCCACGCTGCTGGCGCGTAAAGCCGCCTGA
- a CDS encoding peptidase U32 family protein: MRLQSHHLELLSPARDTDIAREAILHGADAVYIGGPGFGARHNASNSLQDIAKLVPFAHRYGAKVFVTLNTILHDDELEPAQRLITDLYQTGVDALIVQDMGVLELDIPPIELHASTQCDIRSVEKAKFLSDVGFSQIVLARELDLQQIKAIHQATDATIEFFIHGALCVAYSGQCYISHAQTGRSANRGDCSQACRLPYTLKDDQGRVVSYEKHLLSMKDNDQTANLGQLIDAGVRSFKIEGRYKDMSYVKNITAHYRQMLDAIIEDRGDLARSSAGRTEHFFVPSTDKTFHRGSTDYFVNARKADIGAFDSPKFIGLPVGEVLRVGKDHLDVEVTEPLANGDGLNVMIKREIVGFRANTVEKTAENRYRVFPNEMPADLFKVKPHTALNRNLDHNWQQALTKTSSERRIAVDIELGGWQEQLILTVTCEDGISVTHTLDGQFDEANNAEKALNQLQDGLAKLGQTRYYARDIQVNLPGALFVPNSLLNQLRRETIELLDDARLANYERGSRKPVAVPAPVYPETHLSFLANVYNAKARAFYHRYGVQLIDAAYEAHEEKGDVPVMITKHCLRFAFNLCPKQAKGSIKSWKATPMQLVHGDEVLTLKFDCRPCEMHVVGKIKNRILKMPHPGSVVASVSPEDLMKTLPKRKGV, from the coding sequence ATGCGCCTGCAATCCCATCATCTTGAATTATTAAGCCCGGCCCGTGATACCGACATCGCCCGCGAAGCCATTCTTCACGGCGCGGATGCGGTGTACATCGGCGGCCCCGGCTTTGGTGCCCGCCACAATGCCAGCAACAGCTTGCAGGACATTGCGAAACTGGTGCCTTTTGCCCATCGCTATGGCGCGAAGGTGTTTGTGACGCTGAACACCATTCTCCATGATGATGAGCTGGAACCGGCGCAGCGGCTGATCACCGATCTCTACCAGACCGGCGTGGATGCGCTGATCGTCCAGGACATGGGCGTGCTGGAACTGGATATTCCGCCGATTGAACTGCACGCCAGCACCCAGTGCGATATTCGCAGCGTTGAAAAAGCCAAATTCCTCTCGGATGTCGGCTTCTCACAGATTGTGCTGGCACGTGAACTTGACCTCCAGCAGATCAAAGCCATCCATCAGGCCACCGACGCCACCATTGAATTTTTCATTCATGGCGCGCTGTGCGTGGCGTACTCCGGCCAGTGCTACATTTCTCATGCCCAGACCGGGCGCAGCGCCAACCGCGGCGACTGCTCGCAGGCCTGCCGTCTGCCGTACACCCTGAAAGACGATCAGGGGCGCGTGGTGTCCTATGAAAAACACCTGCTGTCGATGAAAGACAACGACCAGACCGCCAACCTCGGGCAGCTGATCGACGCCGGTGTACGCTCCTTCAAAATCGAAGGACGCTATAAAGACATGAGCTACGTGAAGAACATCACCGCCCATTACCGGCAGATGCTCGATGCCATCATTGAAGATCGGGGCGACCTGGCGCGCTCTTCTGCCGGGCGTACCGAGCACTTCTTTGTTCCGTCCACTGATAAGACGTTCCACCGTGGCAGCACCGATTATTTTGTGAATGCCCGTAAGGCTGACATTGGGGCCTTTGATTCGCCGAAGTTTATCGGCCTGCCGGTGGGCGAAGTGCTGCGGGTGGGTAAAGATCACCTGGATGTGGAAGTCACTGAACCCCTGGCGAACGGCGACGGGCTTAACGTGATGATCAAGCGCGAAATCGTAGGTTTTCGTGCCAACACGGTGGAGAAAACCGCCGAAAACCGTTATCGCGTCTTCCCGAACGAGATGCCCGCCGATCTGTTTAAGGTGAAGCCGCATACGGCGCTGAACCGCAACCTCGACCATAACTGGCAGCAGGCGCTGACCAAAACCTCCAGCGAACGCCGTATCGCGGTGGATATCGAGCTGGGCGGCTGGCAGGAACAGCTGATCCTCACCGTCACCTGTGAAGACGGCATCAGCGTCACCCATACGCTGGACGGTCAGTTCGATGAGGCCAATAACGCCGAAAAAGCGTTAAACCAGTTGCAGGATGGCCTGGCAAAATTAGGCCAGACCCGTTACTACGCGCGCGATATTCAGGTAAACCTGCCGGGTGCGCTCTTTGTACCGAACAGTCTGCTCAACCAGCTGCGCCGTGAAACCATTGAACTGCTGGACGACGCCCGTCTGGCTAACTATGAGCGCGGCAGCCGTAAACCGGTGGCGGTACCTGCGCCGGTGTACCCGGAAACGCATCTGTCATTCCTCGCCAACGTCTATAACGCCAAAGCGCGGGCGTTTTATCATCGCTACGGCGTACAGCTGATCGATGCCGCTTACGAGGCGCACGAAGAGAAGGGCGACGTGCCGGTGATGATCACCAAACACTGCCTGCGTTTTGCGTTTAATCTCTGCCCGAAACAGGCAAAAGGTTCGATCAAGAGCTGGAAAGCGACGCCGATGCAGCTGGTGCATGGCGATGAAGTGCTAACCCTGAAATTTGACTGCCGTCCGTGTGAGATGCACGTAGTGGGTAAGATCAAAAACCGTATCCTTAAAATGCCGCATCCGGGCAGCGTGGTGGCGTCGGTGAGTCCTGAAGATCTGATGAAGACCTTGCCGAAACGCAAAGGAGTTTGA
- a CDS encoding helix-turn-helix domain-containing protein, which translates to MDLTQYLAGTLKSLRQARGWSLSRLAEETGVSKAMLGQIERNESSPTVATLWKIATGLNVPFSTFIAAPDTMVPQAYDPDQQAMVITPLFPWDAQLHFDLFSITLAPGALSESTPHECGVIEHVVVISGVLEMCLDGQWQSISANSGVRFAADKAHAYRNSTAQTVHFHSLIHYPKEKSRG; encoded by the coding sequence ATGGATCTGACACAGTATCTGGCCGGGACGCTGAAAAGCCTGCGTCAGGCGCGGGGCTGGAGTTTGTCACGGCTGGCGGAAGAAACCGGCGTATCCAAGGCGATGCTCGGCCAGATTGAGCGCAACGAGTCCAGCCCGACGGTGGCGACGCTGTGGAAAATCGCCACCGGCCTGAACGTGCCGTTTTCGACCTTTATTGCCGCGCCCGATACGATGGTGCCCCAGGCCTACGATCCCGACCAGCAGGCGATGGTTATCACGCCCTTGTTCCCCTGGGATGCGCAACTGCACTTTGATCTGTTTTCCATCACGCTGGCCCCCGGCGCGCTGAGCGAATCCACGCCCCACGAATGCGGTGTGATTGAACATGTGGTGGTGATTTCAGGCGTGCTGGAGATGTGTCTCGACGGCCAGTGGCAGAGCATTAGCGCCAACAGCGGCGTACGTTTTGCGGCGGATAAAGCGCATGCCTATCGCAACAGCACCGCGCAGACCGTGCACTTTCATTCACTGATCCATTACCCCAAAGAAAAAAGCCGCGGTTAA
- the ydcK gene encoding YdcK family protein codes for MNKYRLSDECRTFSYQDGVEKRSISLRQIIAFTEFNDVTAGTPGGWIDDESVLSQHGDCWIYDENSLAFDGCQIRDNARITGACILRHNAEISDNAWVDAAEISHGARLCGTVLVQASRVRGDCDIADEARVLNGSDVIAARGLTPDQHQRLRIFQRATVSRSRVVHQAQIYGDAIVNDAFIEHRAEVFDFALLEGNEENNVWVCDCAKVYGHARVVAGSEEDAIPTLRYSAQVAEHAVVEGNCVLKHHVLVGGHAWLHGGPILLDNKVIIQGEAKISGNVLIEQQVEISGTVNISGQADGGIHLRGPKVLNGAEHITRTPLIGSL; via the coding sequence ATGAATAAATATCGTCTCAGCGATGAGTGCCGCACGTTCAGCTATCAGGACGGCGTGGAAAAGCGCAGCATCAGTCTGCGCCAGATTATAGCCTTTACCGAATTTAACGATGTGACGGCCGGGACGCCCGGCGGCTGGATCGATGATGAAAGCGTGCTTTCTCAGCACGGCGACTGCTGGATCTACGATGAAAACAGCCTCGCTTTTGACGGCTGCCAGATCCGCGATAACGCCCGTATTACCGGCGCGTGCATTCTGCGTCATAACGCAGAGATCAGCGATAACGCCTGGGTGGACGCCGCGGAAATCAGCCATGGGGCGAGGCTGTGCGGTACGGTGCTGGTTCAGGCGTCAAGGGTGCGCGGCGACTGTGACATCGCCGATGAAGCGCGGGTGCTTAACGGCAGCGACGTCATTGCCGCCCGCGGTCTGACGCCCGACCAGCACCAGCGATTGCGTATCTTCCAGCGCGCTACCGTCAGTCGCTCCCGCGTGGTGCATCAGGCGCAAATCTACGGTGACGCCATCGTCAACGATGCTTTTATCGAGCACCGCGCTGAGGTGTTTGATTTCGCCCTGCTGGAAGGCAATGAAGAAAATAACGTCTGGGTGTGCGACTGCGCCAAAGTTTACGGCCATGCGCGGGTGGTGGCAGGCAGTGAGGAAGACGCCATTCCGACGCTGCGCTACAGCGCGCAGGTGGCGGAACATGCGGTAGTGGAAGGCAACTGTGTGCTCAAACATCACGTGCTGGTCGGCGGTCACGCATGGCTGCACGGCGGCCCGATCCTGCTGGATAACAAAGTCATTATTCAGGGCGAGGCGAAAATCAGCGGCAATGTCCTGATCGAGCAGCAGGTGGAGATCAGCGGTACCGTCAATATCTCAGGCCAGGCGGACGGTGGCATTCACCTGCGCGGACCAAAGGTGCTGAACGGCGCGGAGCATATCACCCGCACGCCGCTTATCGGCTCACTGTGA
- a CDS encoding DUF2474 domain-containing protein has protein sequence MQKPLWKRLMWLVIIWGASVLALGAVSMGFRLLMSAAGFKSH, from the coding sequence ATGCAGAAACCTTTATGGAAACGGCTGATGTGGCTGGTGATCATCTGGGGCGCCAGCGTGCTGGCGCTCGGCGCGGTGAGTATGGGGTTCCGGCTGCTGATGAGCGCGGCGGGGTTTAAGTCACATTGA
- the tehA gene encoding dicarboxylate transporter/tellurite-resistance protein TehA produces MCNRIVSKKVLHLPAGYFGMVLGIIGMGFAWRYASTIWPVSHVIGDGLVALATCIWALLTLAFLWRLARYPYSVLREMRHPVQSSFVSLFPATTMLVAIGMVPWWRALALGLFIVGVTVQLTYAAWQSAGLWRGRHPQDATTPGLYLPTVANNFISAMACGALGFHDAGLVFLGAGVFSWLSLEPAILHRLRSAGELPVAMRTSLGIQLAPALVACSAWFSVNGGEADTFAKMLFGYGLLQLLFMLRLIPWYLSQPFNATFWSFSFGVSALATTGLHLGHSAGAGFFHTLALPLFVFCNLIIVLLGIKTLMLLFQGKLLIRVDPAQLINAKDE; encoded by the coding sequence ATGTGTAACCGAATTGTTAGCAAAAAAGTGCTGCATTTGCCCGCCGGTTATTTCGGGATGGTGCTGGGGATTATCGGCATGGGCTTCGCCTGGCGTTATGCCAGCACTATCTGGCCGGTCAGCCACGTCATTGGCGACGGGCTGGTCGCGCTGGCGACCTGTATCTGGGCGTTGCTGACGCTGGCATTTCTGTGGCGACTGGCGCGCTATCCGTACAGCGTTTTGCGGGAGATGCGTCATCCGGTGCAGAGCAGCTTTGTGAGCCTCTTTCCGGCGACCACCATGCTGGTGGCCATCGGCATGGTGCCCTGGTGGCGCGCGCTGGCGCTGGGACTGTTTATCGTCGGGGTGACGGTGCAGCTAACCTATGCCGCCTGGCAATCCGCAGGCCTCTGGCGTGGCCGTCATCCGCAGGACGCCACCACGCCGGGGCTGTATCTGCCGACGGTGGCGAATAACTTTATCAGCGCCATGGCCTGCGGCGCGCTCGGTTTTCATGACGCCGGGCTGGTGTTTTTAGGGGCCGGCGTCTTCTCCTGGCTCAGCCTTGAACCGGCGATCCTTCACCGGCTGCGCAGCGCCGGGGAGCTGCCCGTCGCCATGCGCACGTCCCTCGGCATCCAGCTTGCGCCCGCGCTGGTCGCCTGTAGCGCCTGGTTTAGCGTCAACGGCGGCGAGGCGGACACCTTCGCCAAAATGCTGTTTGGCTATGGTCTGCTGCAACTGCTGTTTATGCTGCGGCTGATCCCCTGGTATCTGTCGCAGCCGTTTAACGCCACCTTCTGGAGCTTTTCGTTCGGCGTGTCGGCGCTGGCCACAACCGGATTACATCTGGGGCACAGCGCGGGCGCGGGATTCTTTCACACGCTGGCGCTGCCGCTGTTTGTGTTCTGTAACCTGATCATAGTGCTACTGGGGATCAAAACCCTGATGCTGTTATTTCAGGGCAAACTGCTGATCCGCGTCGACCCGGCACAATTAATTAACGCTAAGGATGAATAA